From Parambassis ranga chromosome 9, fParRan2.1, whole genome shotgun sequence, the proteins below share one genomic window:
- the isl1a gene encoding insulin gene enhancer protein isl-1 isoform X2 — protein sequence MGDMGDPPKKKRLVSLCVGCGNQIHDQYILRVSPDLEWHAACLKCAECSQYLDESCTCFVRDGKTYCKRDYIRLYGIKCAKCNIGFSKNDFVMRARSKVYHIECFRCVACSRQLIPGDEFALREDGLFCRADHDVVERASLGPGDPLSPLHPARPLQMAEPISARQPALRPHVHKQPEKTTRVRTVLNEKQLHTLRTCYNANPRPDALMKEQLVEMTGLSPRVIRVWFQNKRCKDKKKSLLMKQLQQQQTNDKTNIQGMTGTPMVAASPERHDGGIQANPVEVQSYQPPWKVLSDFALQSDIDQPAFQQLVSFSEGGPGSNSTGSEVASMSSQLPDTPNSMVSSPIEA from the exons AGAAGCGGTTGGTGTCTCTATGCGTGGGCTGCGGTAATCAGATCCACGACCAGTACATCTTGCGGGTCTCCCCGGACCTGGAGTGGCACGCCGCCTGTCTCAAGTGTGCCGAGTGCAGCCAGTACCTGGACGAGTCCTGCACATGCTTCGTCAGGGATGGAAAGACTTACTGTAAACGGGACTACATCAG GTTATACGGGATTAAATGCGCTAAATGCAACATCGGCTTCAGCAAGAATGACTTTGTGATGAGGGCCCGCTCCAAAGTCTACCACATCGAGTGTTTCCGCTGCGTTGCCTGCAGCCGGCAACTCATCCCGGGTGACGAGTTCGCCTTGCGGGAAGACGGGCTCTTCTGTCGAGCCGATCACGATGTTGTGGAACGGGCCAGCCTGGGCCCCGGAGACCCACTCAGCCCGCTGCACCCCGCCAGACCGCTGCAGATGGCAG AGCCAATCTCCGCCCGTCAGCCAGCGCTACGGCCTCACGTCCATAAACAGCCGGAGAAGACCACCCGGGTTCGGACAGTGCTAAACGAAAAGCAGCTGCACACCCTGCGAACTTGCTACAACGCCAACCCGAGGCCCGACGCCCTAATGAAGGAGCAGCTGGTGGAGATGACCGGCCTCAGCCCGCGAGTGATCCGGGTATGGTTCCAGAATAAGCGGTGCAAGGACAAGAAGAAAAGCCTGCTTATGAAACAACTGCAACAGCAACAGACCAACGACAAGACG aacatccagggaatgacGGGCACCCCGATGGTGGCGGCCAGTCCAGAGCGTCACGATGGAGGCATTCAGGCCAACCCGGTGGAGGTGCAGAGCTACCAGCCGCCCTGGAAAGTTCTCAGCGACTTCGCCCTGCAAAGCGACATTGACCAACCGGCCTTCCAACAACTG GTCAGTTTCTCGGAGGGGGGACCGGGCTCGAACTCGACAGGCAGCGAGGTAGCGTCCATGTCGTCGCAGCTTCCAGACACGCCGAACAGCATGGTGTCCAGTCCCATCGAGGCCTGA
- the isl1a gene encoding insulin gene enhancer protein isl-1 isoform X1: MGDMGDPPKKKRLVSLCVGCGNQIHDQYILRVSPDLEWHAACLKCAECSQYLDESCTCFVRDGKTYCKRDYIRLYGIKCAKCNIGFSKNDFVMRARSKVYHIECFRCVACSRQLIPGDEFALREDGLFCRADHDVVERASLGPGDPLSPLHPARPLQMAAEPISARQPALRPHVHKQPEKTTRVRTVLNEKQLHTLRTCYNANPRPDALMKEQLVEMTGLSPRVIRVWFQNKRCKDKKKSLLMKQLQQQQTNDKTNIQGMTGTPMVAASPERHDGGIQANPVEVQSYQPPWKVLSDFALQSDIDQPAFQQLVSFSEGGPGSNSTGSEVASMSSQLPDTPNSMVSSPIEA; this comes from the exons AGAAGCGGTTGGTGTCTCTATGCGTGGGCTGCGGTAATCAGATCCACGACCAGTACATCTTGCGGGTCTCCCCGGACCTGGAGTGGCACGCCGCCTGTCTCAAGTGTGCCGAGTGCAGCCAGTACCTGGACGAGTCCTGCACATGCTTCGTCAGGGATGGAAAGACTTACTGTAAACGGGACTACATCAG GTTATACGGGATTAAATGCGCTAAATGCAACATCGGCTTCAGCAAGAATGACTTTGTGATGAGGGCCCGCTCCAAAGTCTACCACATCGAGTGTTTCCGCTGCGTTGCCTGCAGCCGGCAACTCATCCCGGGTGACGAGTTCGCCTTGCGGGAAGACGGGCTCTTCTGTCGAGCCGATCACGATGTTGTGGAACGGGCCAGCCTGGGCCCCGGAGACCCACTCAGCCCGCTGCACCCCGCCAGACCGCTGCAGATGGCAG CAGAGCCAATCTCCGCCCGTCAGCCAGCGCTACGGCCTCACGTCCATAAACAGCCGGAGAAGACCACCCGGGTTCGGACAGTGCTAAACGAAAAGCAGCTGCACACCCTGCGAACTTGCTACAACGCCAACCCGAGGCCCGACGCCCTAATGAAGGAGCAGCTGGTGGAGATGACCGGCCTCAGCCCGCGAGTGATCCGGGTATGGTTCCAGAATAAGCGGTGCAAGGACAAGAAGAAAAGCCTGCTTATGAAACAACTGCAACAGCAACAGACCAACGACAAGACG aacatccagggaatgacGGGCACCCCGATGGTGGCGGCCAGTCCAGAGCGTCACGATGGAGGCATTCAGGCCAACCCGGTGGAGGTGCAGAGCTACCAGCCGCCCTGGAAAGTTCTCAGCGACTTCGCCCTGCAAAGCGACATTGACCAACCGGCCTTCCAACAACTG GTCAGTTTCTCGGAGGGGGGACCGGGCTCGAACTCGACAGGCAGCGAGGTAGCGTCCATGTCGTCGCAGCTTCCAGACACGCCGAACAGCATGGTGTCCAGTCCCATCGAGGCCTGA